A region of Allocoleopsis franciscana PCC 7113 DNA encodes the following proteins:
- a CDS encoding two-partner secretion domain-containing protein: MSLSPSKTNLLKARKLLGLLAFFCLLPVPVQAQSITSAPDGTGTIATPNGNQINITGGTLSPDQTNLFHSFSQFGLSTNEIANFVSNPNIHNILGRVTGGNASVINGLIQVTGGNSNLYLINPAGMIFGANAQLNVPASFIATTATGIGFGANHWFNATGANNYAELVGEPSQLAFNVSQPGSLINAGNLAVNEGQNLTLMGGNVINTGTLTAPGGTITLAAVPGSSLVKISQPGHLLSLEIDPNQTSNSTNLNPLSLPQLITGEGVTQATGVTVNEQGQVVLTASGAVVPSDGATTIASGALNTSGQTGGRVQVLGNKVGFLGANIDASGTNGGGTVLIGGDDQGQGTVPNAQFTFGDSQTTINADATSQGNGGKVIVWADDTTRFFGKISARGDNGGFVETSGKKGLEVSGATVDAGAINGQAGTWLLDPSDITISNAATTGGTFPDFNPIGATGNINITDLANALAAGTSVTISTAGGTGGNGDIFLNNSLTATATNNALLTLTGRYLTPSADSTINITNGNLAINLNAVNPNSTPPAGTIQNAINAVGTVTGTTTISLGAGTYIEPVTINQPLTLVGAGTGVTTVSGNNAFRVFDISASNVTLDGLAIANGNAGDGWGGGIAYSGTGTLNINNSTISDNSAYNGGGILNNYNQSPESGTINLTNTTVTGNHGVNAGGGILSWGTINLNGSTVSNNTTGTEGGAGIMSIWGTLNLNNSTVSGNTATNSAYGGGGIFSYNSNLTVTNSTVSGNSTNTTGGGMYVEGGTTTLTNSTIANNSAAVSGGGISSNPNAVINLGSTIVAENTAPSSPQVLGNFNDLGSNQIGGTVPAPEPTPTPTPTPTPTPTPTPTPEPTPTPTPTPEPTPTPTPTPTPEPTPTPTPTPTPEPTPTPEPTPIPTSTPTPTPTSTPTPTPTPAPTSSSTPTSTPTPTPTPTPAPTSTPTSSSSKNPATNSQAKLIAPPEEETSPQPQKQPTPVSSLGVLSCTFSNNKEAESLQDILSKIVDYMNTNGGNLSINVNDLFANCDMGLQSLSGNQNLVKQTILSLVSQSLGTEYVPLINIHFEPIADPMTAIVEVAKSRKPASIKP, encoded by the coding sequence TGCAAGCTCAATCTATCACTTCAGCACCAGACGGTACAGGTACGATCGCAACTCCCAACGGCAACCAGATCAATATTACCGGTGGCACCCTTTCCCCAGATCAGACCAATCTATTTCACAGCTTCAGTCAATTTGGTCTAAGTACGAACGAAATTGCTAACTTTGTCTCCAATCCCAATATCCACAATATCTTGGGACGGGTGACGGGAGGCAATGCCTCGGTGATTAATGGACTCATTCAAGTTACAGGCGGCAATTCTAATCTGTATTTAATCAATCCTGCCGGAATGATTTTTGGGGCTAATGCTCAGTTAAATGTTCCCGCTTCATTCATAGCCACTACGGCGACAGGAATTGGTTTTGGGGCTAACCATTGGTTCAATGCCACGGGAGCCAATAATTATGCGGAATTGGTGGGAGAACCCAGCCAATTGGCTTTTAATGTTAGTCAACCAGGAAGTCTGATTAATGCGGGAAATCTGGCGGTAAATGAAGGACAAAATCTCACTTTAATGGGTGGCAATGTTATTAACACGGGGACACTAACGGCACCGGGCGGAACAATTACCCTTGCGGCAGTACCTGGGTCGAGTTTGGTGAAGATTTCCCAACCGGGACATTTGTTGAGTTTGGAGATTGACCCCAACCAGACTTCTAATTCTACTAATCTCAATCCCCTATCTTTGCCCCAACTGATTACGGGTGAGGGTGTCACTCAAGCAACGGGTGTCACAGTGAATGAACAGGGGCAAGTTGTTCTGACGGCTTCTGGGGCAGTCGTTCCCAGTGACGGAGCAACCACGATCGCCTCTGGTGCTTTAAACACCTCTGGACAGACTGGCGGTCGAGTGCAGGTTTTGGGTAACAAAGTCGGGTTCCTGGGTGCCAACATCGACGCTTCCGGCACGAATGGCGGTGGTACGGTGTTGATTGGCGGAGATGATCAAGGTCAAGGCACAGTACCGAATGCTCAGTTTACCTTTGGGGATAGCCAGACCACCATTAATGCTGATGCCACGAGTCAAGGAAATGGAGGTAAGGTGATTGTCTGGGCGGATGATACTACTCGTTTCTTTGGCAAAATTAGCGCACGGGGAGACAACGGTGGCTTTGTGGAAACCTCCGGCAAGAAGGGTTTGGAGGTTAGTGGCGCTACCGTCGATGCGGGGGCGATTAATGGTCAAGCGGGTACTTGGTTACTTGACCCCAGCGACATCACAATCTCCAATGCCGCGACGACAGGGGGGACATTTCCTGACTTTAACCCCATCGGTGCTACGGGCAATATTAATATTACTGACTTAGCCAATGCCTTGGCGGCGGGTACCAGCGTAACGATTTCCACGGCAGGCGGTACGGGTGGGAATGGTGATATTTTCCTGAATAATTCCCTCACGGCTACAGCCACGAATAATGCGTTGTTGACCTTAACCGGACGCTATCTCACGCCGTCGGCAGATTCAACGATTAATATCACCAACGGCAATCTTGCAATTAATTTGAATGCGGTTAACCCAAACTCAACTCCACCCGCAGGAACGATTCAAAATGCGATCAATGCGGTAGGGACTGTTACAGGGACGACAACTATTAGTTTGGGTGCAGGCACGTACATTGAACCCGTCACCATTAATCAACCCTTGACGCTGGTTGGTGCGGGAACGGGAGTGACGACGGTGAGTGGAAACAATGCTTTCCGTGTCTTTGATATTAGTGCTTCTAATGTCACCCTCGATGGTTTAGCGATCGCAAATGGAAATGCAGGCGATGGATGGGGTGGTGGCATCGCTTACTCAGGCACTGGCACACTGAACATCAATAACAGTACGATTAGTGACAACAGCGCCTACAACGGTGGTGGTATCCTCAACAACTACAACCAATCACCTGAATCTGGCACAATCAATCTCACCAATACCACCGTCACTGGCAATCACGGAGTTAATGCAGGGGGCGGTATCCTTAGCTGGGGCACGATTAATCTGAATGGCAGCACCGTTAGCAATAATACGACGGGAACTGAAGGCGGTGCTGGAATTATGAGTATCTGGGGCACACTGAATCTCAACAATAGTACCGTCAGTGGTAATACTGCGACTAACTCTGCCTATGGCGGTGGAGGTATTTTCTCTTATAACAGTAACTTGACGGTAACCAACAGTACGGTCAGTGGCAACTCAACGAACACAACAGGTGGAGGAATGTACGTTGAGGGTGGTACGACAACTCTAACCAATTCAACGATTGCTAATAACAGCGCGGCTGTAAGTGGTGGGGGAATTTCCTCTAATCCTAATGCGGTGATCAACTTGGGAAGCACGATTGTTGCTGAAAATACTGCTCCAAGTTCTCCTCAGGTTTTGGGTAATTTTAACGATCTGGGGAGCAACCAAATTGGTGGTACAGTTCCAGCGCCAGAACCCACACCAACACCAACACCAACACCAACTCCAACACCAACACCAACACCAACGCCAGAACCGACGCCAACACCAACACCAACGCCAGAACCGACGCCAACACCAACGCCAACACCAACGCCAGAACCGACGCCAACTCCAACTCCAACTCCAACACCAGAACCCACGCCAACACCAGAACCCACGCCAATTCCAACGTCAACTCCAACTCCAACGCCAACGTCAACTCCAACCCCAACTCCAACCCCAGCGCCAACTTCAAGTTCAACGCCAACTTCAACGCCAACGCCAACTCCAACTCCAACCCCAGCGCCAACTTCAACTCCAACTTCAAGTTCAAGTAAGAATCCGGCGACAAACTCACAAGCAAAATTAATTGCTCCACCCGAAGAGGAAACTTCACCTCAACCTCAAAAACAGCCGACTCCGGTGTCATCTTTAGGGGTGCTAAGTTGTACCTTTTCTAATAACAAAGAAGCTGAATCACTCCAAGATATTCTGTCCAAAATTGTTGACTACATGAATACCAATGGTGGTAATTTGTCAATCAATGTGAATGATTTGTTCGCTAATTGTGATATGGGGTTACAGAGTCTATCCGGTAATCAAAACTTAGTGAAACAGACAATTTTATCCTTAGTGAGTCAATCTCTGGGTACTGAATATGTGCCGCTGATTAACATTCACTTTGAACCCATTGCTGACCCAATGACGGCAATTGTTGAGGTAGCCAAATCTCGCAAGCCAGCGTCGATCAAACCTTAG
- the chrA gene encoding chromate efflux transporter: MNQSVSVRLRELAKLFLKLGVIGFGGPAAHIAMMENEVVKRRQWLTREHFLDLIGATNLIPGPNSTEMAIHLGYIYAGWLGLIVSGVCFILPAVLITAGLAWFYVTYGTLPQVASLLYGIKPAVLGIILDALWRLGKKAIKTRKLLLIALGVVLLLGLLRLNEVMALVIGGILGMVWLCTDDQDNLPKDQANLLMAGLTTGATLTAKAAAGTSLVTASAVNAPLWQLGLFFLKVGSVLFGSGYVLVAYLQGGLVQEYGWLTQQQLLDAIAIGQFTPGPVLSTATFIGYTIAGIPGAIVATVGIFFPSFIFVAALNPLIPRLRASKWTSAFIDSVNASAVALMGVVTLQLGVTTLTVLKFPFIDVLAVAIAIISAVLAIRFQFNAAWLVLGAAVIGWGASLLGYSP; this comes from the coding sequence ATGAACCAATCAGTATCAGTGCGTCTGAGAGAACTCGCCAAACTCTTTCTGAAACTGGGCGTCATCGGCTTTGGGGGGCCAGCCGCTCATATTGCCATGATGGAAAATGAGGTCGTCAAGCGGCGTCAGTGGCTAACCAGGGAGCATTTTCTCGACCTGATTGGCGCAACCAACCTGATTCCTGGCCCCAATTCCACAGAGATGGCGATTCATCTGGGATATATCTACGCCGGATGGCTGGGACTGATTGTATCGGGTGTCTGTTTTATCTTACCTGCTGTTCTCATTACGGCTGGGTTAGCCTGGTTTTATGTGACCTATGGCACTCTGCCCCAAGTTGCATCTTTACTGTATGGCATTAAACCCGCAGTTTTAGGCATTATCTTAGATGCTCTCTGGCGCTTAGGAAAGAAAGCGATTAAGACTCGCAAGCTATTGCTCATTGCCTTGGGTGTTGTGCTGTTGTTAGGGCTGTTGAGACTCAATGAAGTGATGGCTCTGGTGATCGGGGGTATCTTAGGCATGGTTTGGCTGTGCACTGATGACCAAGACAACTTACCAAAAGACCAGGCAAACCTATTAATGGCTGGCTTAACCACAGGTGCAACGTTAACAGCGAAAGCGGCAGCGGGAACTTCGCTGGTTACAGCCTCAGCGGTAAATGCCCCATTGTGGCAGTTGGGTTTGTTTTTCCTAAAAGTTGGTAGTGTTTTGTTTGGTAGCGGTTATGTCTTGGTGGCGTATCTCCAAGGCGGATTAGTTCAAGAGTACGGTTGGCTGACACAACAGCAGTTACTCGATGCGATCGCCATCGGTCAATTTACTCCAGGCCCCGTCCTTTCTACCGCTACCTTTATCGGCTACACCATTGCAGGGATTCCCGGTGCGATCGTTGCGACGGTGGGAATTTTCTTCCCCTCCTTTATTTTTGTTGCCGCACTCAATCCCCTGATTCCTCGCTTACGCGCCTCTAAATGGACTTCGGCGTTTATCGATTCGGTTAATGCGAGTGCGGTAGCCCTGATGGGTGTTGTCACCCTACAATTGGGAGTCACGACTTTAACCGTACTGAAATTCCCATTTATTGATGTTCTGGCGGTAGCGATCGCAATCATTTCAGCCGTTTTGGCTATTCGTTTCCAATTCAATGCCGCCTGGTTAGTTTTAGGTGCGGCTGTAATCGGTTGGGGAGCTTCACTTTTAGGTTACAGTCCATGA
- a CDS encoding MgtC/SapB family protein, producing the protein MLINSNDWATLIFRLTLAVLVGCLLGINRQQGGRPAGMRTFMLVSLGAAMFVMIPLQAETDSAYTVTNALSRTIQGVAAGVGFIGAGMIWQQSHQRLGKLEVKGLTTAATIWVAAGLGAAIGCGLWQMSLIGAILTLVILSGVKKIEKSVSIRLKNKDGKIEKSRITEQ; encoded by the coding sequence ATGTTGATCAATTCCAACGATTGGGCAACCCTAATCTTCAGACTGACACTTGCAGTACTGGTGGGTTGCCTGCTTGGAATCAACCGCCAACAAGGGGGTAGGCCAGCAGGAATGAGAACGTTCATGCTGGTCAGTTTGGGAGCTGCAATGTTTGTCATGATTCCTTTGCAAGCTGAAACAGACAGTGCCTATACGGTTACTAATGCCTTGAGTCGCACGATTCAGGGGGTCGCCGCAGGTGTGGGATTTATAGGAGCTGGCATGATTTGGCAACAATCCCATCAGAGATTGGGCAAGTTAGAAGTTAAGGGGTTAACCACCGCCGCCACCATCTGGGTAGCAGCGGGATTAGGAGCCGCGATTGGCTGTGGTCTGTGGCAAATGAGTCTGATTGGGGCAATTTTGACGCTGGTCATACTTAGTGGAGTGAAAAAAATCGAAAAGTCAGTCTCGATTCGTCTTAAAAATAAAGACGGAAAAATCGAAAAGTCAAGGATAACAGAGCAATAG
- a CDS encoding DUF7219 family protein: protein MTEHNQFLSPRSRYYGQVKPENLVFNANLQEFAQRISFICNLETNGKISSEEAYNQIKHLWKQLKRSKKQLGIGGKSSES, encoded by the coding sequence ATGACTGAACACAACCAATTTCTTTCCCCTCGCAGTCGTTACTATGGTCAGGTTAAGCCGGAGAACCTGGTGTTTAATGCCAATTTACAGGAGTTTGCCCAACGAATCAGCTTTATCTGCAACCTAGAAACTAATGGCAAAATTTCTTCTGAAGAGGCTTACAACCAAATTAAACATCTCTGGAAACAGCTTAAGCGTTCCAAAAAGCAATTAGGTATTGGTGGCAAGTCTTCTGAGAGTTAA
- the menD gene encoding 2-succinyl-5-enolpyruvyl-6-hydroxy-3-cyclohexene-1-carboxylic-acid synthase: protein MPIDFRNINTVWASILTETLKRLGLTTAVICPGSRSAPLAVAFAQQNQIESIPVLDERSAAFFALGIAKATQRPVVLLCTSGTAGANFYPAVIEAKESRVPLLILTADRPPELRDCHSGQTIDQLKLYGHYPNWQTELSPPSVGISRLRYLRQTLVHAWERALFPTPGPVHLNIPFRDPLAPLQQLDPDTLPSPFELEELFTNLSHSPLPITHYPLPSPYSEWQQCDRGIIIAGVAQPQHPRNYCDAIAHLSQTLGWPVLAEGLSPVRNNADINPNLISTYDLILRNPKLAQPLTPKMVIQIGELPTSKELRTWLDQTQPQRWIIDPSHHNLDPLHGKTTHLRTTIEQLVTTLSPIQKARDTVGELTDESNPSPTPPLRGDGLSGTPFPCREGGRGVRFSEFANNIGNLGENSTSGYLKQWCELEAQVRSVVDPKMATMTQLFEGKAAWLLSQILPPDTPLFIANSMPVRDVEFFWQPNNKRIQPFFNRGANGIDGTLSTALGMAHRHQSSVMLTGDLALLHDTNGFLLINKFVGHLTIVLINNNGGGIFEMLPISQFDPPFEEFFATPQNINFAQLCMTYGVEHQLIKSWEQFKELLNPLSAAGIRVLELQTNRKADAKWRKEYLIKLASGLKIV from the coding sequence ATGCCCATTGATTTTCGTAACATTAACACTGTCTGGGCTTCCATCCTGACGGAAACCCTGAAACGCTTAGGATTGACCACCGCCGTCATCTGTCCGGGGTCACGTTCAGCCCCTCTCGCTGTCGCTTTTGCTCAACAAAACCAGATAGAATCAATACCGGTTCTGGATGAACGTTCAGCCGCCTTCTTTGCCTTGGGAATCGCTAAGGCTACTCAACGTCCGGTTGTCCTCCTGTGTACCTCTGGCACAGCCGGGGCAAACTTCTACCCAGCGGTGATTGAAGCCAAAGAAAGTCGGGTGCCGTTGCTCATTTTAACGGCTGACCGTCCCCCGGAACTGCGAGATTGCCATTCTGGGCAAACTATTGACCAACTCAAGCTATATGGTCATTACCCCAACTGGCAAACCGAGTTATCGCCGCCTTCTGTGGGAATTAGTCGATTGAGATATCTACGGCAAACCCTGGTTCATGCCTGGGAACGCGCCCTATTTCCAACTCCTGGCCCGGTTCACCTCAATATACCCTTCCGCGACCCCCTCGCGCCCTTACAGCAACTCGATCCGGATACCCTCCCCTCCCCATTTGAACTCGAAGAGTTGTTCACGAATTTATCCCATTCCCCATTACCCATTACCCATTACCCATTACCCAGTCCCTACTCAGAATGGCAACAATGCGATCGCGGTATCATCATTGCAGGTGTTGCCCAACCTCAGCATCCCAGAAACTATTGTGATGCGATCGCACATTTATCCCAAACTCTAGGATGGCCTGTACTCGCGGAAGGACTCTCACCCGTGAGAAACAATGCAGACATCAACCCTAATCTGATTTCCACCTACGATCTCATCCTGCGTAACCCGAAACTGGCGCAACCCCTCACACCCAAAATGGTGATTCAAATTGGTGAACTGCCAACGAGTAAGGAACTGCGTACCTGGTTAGATCAAACCCAACCCCAACGCTGGATCATTGACCCCAGTCATCATAACCTTGACCCCCTGCACGGTAAAACCACCCATCTGCGGACAACCATTGAACAACTGGTGACGACTCTTTCTCCCATTCAAAAAGCGAGGGATACTGTTGGCGAATTAACTGACGAGTCAAACCCCTCCCCAACCCCTCCCCTAAGAGGGGATGGGCTTTCCGGCACCCCCTTCCCTTGCAGGGAAGGGGGCAGGGGGGTTAGGTTTTCCGAATTCGCCAACAACATCGGGAACTTAGGGGAAAATTCAACCTCTGGCTACCTAAAGCAATGGTGTGAACTTGAAGCCCAAGTTAGGTCAGTTGTTGACCCAAAAATGGCTACGATGACTCAATTATTTGAAGGGAAAGCCGCCTGGTTACTCTCTCAAATTCTCCCACCGGACACACCTTTATTTATTGCCAATAGTATGCCGGTGCGGGATGTGGAATTCTTTTGGCAACCCAACAATAAAAGGATTCAACCCTTTTTTAATCGGGGTGCTAACGGCATTGATGGCACCTTATCCACCGCTTTGGGTATGGCTCACCGTCATCAGAGTAGTGTCATGCTGACGGGTGATTTAGCCTTGTTGCATGATACCAATGGTTTCTTACTGATAAACAAATTTGTCGGTCATTTAACCATTGTTTTAATCAACAACAATGGCGGTGGGATTTTCGAGATGTTGCCGATTTCCCAATTTGATCCACCCTTTGAAGAATTCTTTGCCACCCCCCAAAACATCAACTTTGCACAATTATGTATGACTTATGGGGTAGAACACCAATTAATTAAATCTTGGGAGCAGTTTAAGGAATTGTTAAACCCACTTTCTGCGGCGGGAATTCGAGTTTTGGAGTTGCAAACTAACCGCAAAGCTGACGCTAAATGGCGCAAAGAGTATCTCATCAAGTTGGCATCGGGTCTTAAAATCGTTTAG
- a CDS encoding non-ribosomal peptide synthetase codes for MPEEEEVFIFPASFAQARLWFIDQLVPGNSFYNVPTALRLIGSLNFSALAQTFHEIVRRHEALRTRFGIAQEQLVQMIPADSFADVSASPLGSCAAPFTLNLPVIDLQHCPAGERELQAKRWVSEESQRPFNLATGPLLRVFLLKLEETDHVLLLNLHHIICDDWSIGVLIRELSAIYTAFTQNQPSPLAELPLQYADFAHWQREWLQTEVLETQLTYWRQQLDGISRLNLPTDRPNPTVPSYRGATQYLELSPSLSQGLEQLCQQQGVTLFMTLLAAFQTLLYRYTQQEDIVVGSPIANRNRSEIEGLIGFFVNTLVLRTDLSGNPTFQELLDRVREVTLGAYAHQDLPFEKLVEELHPQRALSRHPLFQVVFGFENAPMEALELPGLTLSPLTIDFKTTRFDLEFHLWDASGGFRSLWGEEWKHSEGIRGVVVYNTDLFDAATITRMVGHFITLLEGIVANPQTRVASLPILLDAERQQLLGEWNDTFADYPQNRCIHQLFEEQVKHNPNAIAVISDDNSLTYQELNSRSNQLAHYLQKQGVSSDVLVGLCVERSVEMIVGMLAILKAGGAYLPLDPSYPQERLSFMLEDAQVSVLLTQQHLVERLGPQKLQIIGIDADWNRVTQESLENPTSGVTSDNLAYVIYTSGSTGKPKGVAIPHKAVNRLVCNTNYIKLDSADKIAQVSNTSFDAATFEIWGALLHGAQLVGISRDVLLSPHDFVLQLQQKGITVLFLTTALFQQIARDIPQAFASLRYLLFGGEVVDPRWVRKVLKKGAPQKLSHVYGPTEGTTFSSFYQVQDVPEEATSIPIGRPITNTHIYLLDEQLQPVPIGIPGELYISGDGLARGYLNRPELTSQRFIPNPFVGVPFMGAQPGTRLYKTGDLARYRADGNIEFLGRIDNQVKIRGFRIELGEIESVLNQHPAVREAVVMVQQDVPDDKHLVAYIVFNEQVNHPKSSELRQFLNEKLPQYMVPSAYVVLDSLPLTPNGKVNRHLLPEVDAFNLDTEQNYVAPGTGIEEELARIWGQILGKQQVGIYDNFFELGGHSLLATQLTSRIRDAFQVELSVRILFEAPTVASLAKHIETIRWAIQGQDTANSIRNEREDVEF; via the coding sequence ATGCCTGAGGAAGAAGAAGTCTTTATTTTCCCCGCCTCGTTTGCTCAAGCTAGGCTGTGGTTCATAGACCAATTAGTTCCCGGTAATAGCTTTTATAATGTTCCAACAGCACTGCGTTTGATCGGTTCGCTTAACTTCAGTGCCTTGGCGCAGACGTTCCACGAAATTGTACGTCGGCACGAAGCTTTACGCACCCGCTTTGGGATAGCCCAAGAGCAACTCGTTCAGATGATTCCTGCGGACAGCTTCGCGGATGTGTCAGCGTCTCCCTTGGGCAGTTGCGCCGCCCCATTCACCCTGAATTTGCCAGTCATCGACCTACAACATTGTCCCGCCGGGGAAAGGGAACTTCAAGCCAAGCGCTGGGTGAGTGAGGAATCTCAACGTCCTTTCAATCTTGCCACTGGCCCGTTGCTGCGAGTATTCCTGTTGAAGCTGGAGGAGACAGACCATGTACTATTGCTCAATCTGCACCATATTATCTGCGACGATTGGTCGATCGGAGTGCTGATTCGGGAATTAAGCGCTATCTACACCGCGTTTACTCAAAATCAGCCTTCTCCTCTGGCAGAACTGCCTCTGCAATATGCCGACTTTGCCCATTGGCAGCGCGAATGGTTGCAAACAGAAGTTCTGGAAACTCAGTTAACCTACTGGCGGCAACAATTGGATGGCATTTCCCGACTGAATCTGCCCACAGATCGACCAAACCCTACTGTACCCAGTTATCGAGGAGCGACTCAATATCTAGAGCTATCCCCAAGCTTAAGTCAGGGATTAGAGCAACTCTGCCAACAACAAGGGGTGACTCTGTTTATGACCTTGCTGGCAGCATTCCAAACCCTACTCTACCGCTACACCCAGCAAGAGGACATTGTCGTCGGTTCGCCTATTGCCAATCGCAACCGCAGTGAGATTGAAGGGTTAATTGGTTTTTTTGTCAATACCTTAGTCCTGCGTACTGACTTATCGGGCAACCCAACCTTTCAGGAATTGCTTGATAGAGTACGGGAAGTCACATTGGGAGCCTATGCTCACCAAGATTTGCCGTTTGAGAAGCTCGTCGAAGAATTGCATCCCCAACGTGCCTTAAGCCGCCATCCCCTATTCCAAGTGGTGTTTGGTTTTGAGAATGCACCCATGGAGGCGCTGGAATTGCCCGGATTAACCCTAAGTCCTCTGACGATTGACTTTAAAACCACGCGCTTTGACTTGGAGTTTCACCTTTGGGATGCTTCCGGAGGCTTCAGAAGTCTGTGGGGGGAGGAATGGAAACACTCCGAAGGCATTAGAGGCGTGGTGGTGTACAACACGGATTTATTCGATGCAGCCACGATTACCCGCATGGTAGGACATTTTATAACACTGCTCGAAGGGATTGTGGCGAATCCCCAAACCAGGGTTGCCAGTTTACCCATCCTGTTAGACGCTGAGCGACAGCAGTTATTAGGGGAATGGAATGACACCTTTGCCGATTATCCCCAAAATCGCTGCATCCATCAGTTATTTGAGGAGCAGGTCAAACACAATCCTAATGCGATCGCCGTCATCTCTGATGATAATTCACTGACTTACCAAGAACTGAACAGTCGCAGTAATCAATTAGCACATTACTTACAAAAACAGGGTGTCAGTTCCGATGTTTTAGTAGGACTTTGTGTAGAGCGTTCTGTAGAGATGATCGTGGGAATGTTGGCTATCCTGAAAGCCGGAGGAGCCTATTTACCTTTAGACCCTAGTTATCCCCAAGAGCGCCTAAGTTTTATGCTTGAGGATGCTCAAGTTTCAGTGTTATTAACACAGCAGCATTTAGTTGAACGTCTGGGCCCACAAAAATTACAAATTATTGGTATAGATGCGGATTGGAATCGTGTTACCCAAGAAAGTTTAGAAAACCCAACCAGTGGTGTAACAAGTGATAATTTAGCTTACGTTATTTATACATCTGGCTCAACCGGAAAACCCAAGGGAGTGGCTATCCCGCACAAAGCCGTGAATCGATTGGTTTGCAATACGAACTATATCAAGTTAGACTCTGCCGATAAAATTGCCCAAGTCTCGAATACGTCATTCGATGCTGCAACCTTTGAAATTTGGGGCGCACTGCTTCATGGCGCTCAGCTTGTTGGTATTAGCCGAGATGTCCTGCTTTCGCCCCATGATTTTGTCTTACAACTCCAACAAAAAGGCATTACTGTATTATTTCTAACCACCGCTTTATTCCAACAGATTGCCAGAGATATTCCCCAGGCTTTTGCTTCATTGCGATATTTGTTATTTGGAGGTGAAGTGGTCGATCCTAGATGGGTAAGAAAGGTTCTGAAAAAGGGAGCGCCACAGAAATTAAGTCATGTTTATGGGCCAACCGAGGGGACAACCTTTTCTTCTTTTTATCAGGTGCAAGATGTACCGGAAGAAGCAACATCTATCCCCATTGGTCGCCCTATTACAAACACGCATATTTATCTGTTAGATGAGCAGCTTCAGCCTGTACCTATCGGCATTCCAGGAGAGTTGTACATCAGTGGTGATGGACTAGCGCGAGGCTACCTCAACCGTCCTGAGTTAACATCTCAACGATTCATTCCCAATCCATTTGTAGGGGTACCTTTTATGGGGGCTCAGCCAGGAACGCGCCTTTATAAAACAGGTGATTTAGCTCGTTATCGAGCAGATGGCAACATCGAGTTTTTAGGTCGAATTGATAATCAAGTCAAGATTCGCGGCTTCCGGATCGAGTTAGGAGAGATTGAATCTGTACTCAATCAGCATCCCGCCGTGAGAGAAGCAGTGGTGATGGTTCAGCAGGATGTACCGGATGATAAACACTTAGTCGCCTACATTGTCTTTAACGAGCAAGTTAACCATCCAAAATCGAGTGAGTTGCGCCAATTTTTGAACGAGAAGTTACCCCAATATATGGTGCCTTCAGCCTACGTGGTGCTAGATTCTTTGCCACTGACACCGAATGGTAAAGTCAATCGCCATCTTCTACCAGAGGTCGATGCCTTTAATCTGGATACAGAACAAAATTATGTGGCACCGGGGACTGGCATTGAGGAGGAATTAGCGAGAATTTGGGGTCAGATTTTGGGAAAACAGCAAGTCGGAATTTACGATAATTTCTTTGAATTAGGGGGTCATTCTCTGCTGGCAACTCAACTAACTTCTCGGATACGGGATGCCTTTCAGGTAGAGTTATCTGTCCGTATTTTGTTTGAGGCTCCGACTGTGGCGAGTTTAGCTAAGCATATTGAAACAATTCGTTGGGCAATTCAAGGTCAGGATACGGCTAATTCTATAAGGAATGAGCGAGAAGATGTGGAGTTTTGA